The Hypanus sabinus isolate sHypSab1 chromosome 3, sHypSab1.hap1, whole genome shotgun sequence genome contains a region encoding:
- the LOC132390750 gene encoding uncharacterized protein LOC132390750, which produces SNQQRGKIKNDKILRWRIELSTYTYDILYRPGRLNEPPDALSRGTCASTQLDQLYALHAQLCHPGVTRFYHFVKARNLPYSLEDIRTMTRDCQICAECKPHFYCPDTAQLVKATRPFERLSVDFKGPLPSTDRNVYFLSVIDEFSRFPFAIPCPDTTATSVIKALRQLFTLFGYPCYIHSDRGSSFMSEELRQYLLARGIATSRTTSYNPRGNGQVERENATVWKATLLALKSKGLPVSRWQEVLPEALHSIRSLLCTSTNATPHERLFSFPRKSVTGTTLPVWLTSPGPVLLRKHVRSNKYSPLVERVHLLHANPQYAYVVLPDGREDTVSIRDLAPAGAADHYPEGSPVTVNPAPEVTPYSPGPTQTPHDTCIPGVSYAFIPGASHMHEGSPAPSGQEHAQPPSPVQSPMLPAPMRSQPVLRRS; this is translated from the coding sequence agcaaccaacagcggggcaagatcaaaaatgataagattttgcggtggaggatagaactctccacctacacctatgatatcttgtaccggcctggcagactcaatgagccccctgatgccctatcccggggaacatgtgctagcacacagctcgaccagctgtacgcccttcatgcacaactttgccatccgggggtcacccgattttaccattttgtgaaagctcggaacctgccgtactccctggaggacatcaggacgatgaccagggactgccaaatttgtgccgagtgcaaaccgcacttctactgtcctgacacggcacaacttgtcaaggccacccgcccttttgaacgcctgagtgttgactttaagggcccccttccctccactgaccgcaatgtctattttctcagtgttattgacgagttctcacggttcccctttgccatcccctgccccgacaccactgccacgtccgtcataaaagccctgcgccagctcttcactctgttcgggtatccctgctatatccacagtgatagagggtcctcctttatgagtgaggagctgcgccagtacttgctagctaggggcattgctaccagtcggaccacgagttataatccccggggtaatggccaggtagagcgggagaatgccacagtgtggaaggccacacttttagcccttaagtccaaagggttgccggtctctcgatggcaggaggtcctccctgaggcactgcactctatccgctctctgttatgtacgtccaccaatgccacccctcacgaacgcctattctcttttcccaggaagtctgtcactgggaccaccctaccagtttggctgacgtccccggggccagtgctgctccggaaacatgtgaggagcaataaatactccccgctggtggagagggttcaccttctccatgcgaacccccagtatgcttacgtggtcttacctgatgggcgggaggacacggtctccatccgcgacctggcacccgcaggtgcagcagaccactaccctgaaggctctccggtaactgtgaaccctgcaccagaggtgacaccgtactcaccaggccctacacagactcctcacgacacttgtataccgggcgtttcgtacgcatttataccaggcgcctcgcacatgcatgagggatcaccggcgcctagtgggcaagaacacgcgcaacccccgtcccctgtgcaatcgccaatgttgccggcacctatgcggtcacagccggtgctacgtagatcgtag